In Pedobacter sp. WC2423, the following are encoded in one genomic region:
- a CDS encoding MASE3 domain-containing protein — MKAYLHSFIKANYRTIFTVGLLVLIFQISVKQNFLLFHTIVELSAIVIAFAVFIVTWNTRKIIDNNYLYFVGMAYIFIGTLDLLHTITYPGLNIIPGTIYYTNQFWIATRFLEALTFMMGFWFLKRKKVLNGDITILTYCVVTILFTLSILYWKIFPVCYLEGIGQTPFKITAEYVIIAMLFFAGFLLYSSRNSFSASVFRFLIVSLFFAILSEFCFTLYVSFFSVPAEIGHYAKLISFFLIYKANVETGFTKPTELIFKDLKDNEEKYRTLTENLPELIFRFDRSFRCLYANCALEQFLSLQHGTYTGRKLSHLGFPASFEHLLIKMLIAVKQTKITQEANFDLNEGNYARSFSIQVIPEYGLEDHEATYLVICYDITALRITELRLMELNNTKDKFFSIIAHDLRNPFTSLISFSELIYKNVNRLSPEKIESLAMRMNDSAKQAYVLLENLLHWSKMQTGVLKPDLQELDVVELFNEIKHISSSIAVAKGIEIKIEELPSARIVADKQMVSTILRNIIANAIKFSYAGGSVVLNAYDRQDEILFSVTDSGVGIEKKQMELLFKADSSFSTPGTQNETGTGLGLRLCREFVEISGGSIWLESELGLGTTIYFTIPTQTVHSSKDISV; from the coding sequence CTGGTATTGATATTTCAGATAAGTGTGAAGCAAAATTTCCTGTTATTTCATACTATTGTTGAACTTTCTGCCATTGTAATTGCCTTCGCAGTTTTTATAGTGACCTGGAACACCAGGAAAATAATTGATAACAATTATTTGTATTTCGTTGGGATGGCCTATATTTTTATTGGCACCTTAGATCTGCTGCATACCATTACTTATCCGGGCCTGAATATTATTCCAGGAACTATTTATTATACAAATCAGTTTTGGATTGCCACAAGATTTCTTGAAGCTTTAACCTTCATGATGGGTTTCTGGTTTCTGAAAAGAAAGAAAGTACTCAACGGAGATATTACAATATTGACTTATTGCGTAGTAACGATACTCTTTACCTTATCTATTTTATACTGGAAGATATTTCCTGTTTGTTATCTGGAAGGAATAGGGCAGACGCCTTTCAAAATTACTGCTGAATATGTAATTATCGCCATGCTCTTTTTTGCCGGATTTCTGTTGTATAGTTCCCGCAATAGTTTTAGTGCCTCTGTGTTTCGGTTTTTGATTGTATCTCTGTTTTTTGCTATCCTCAGTGAATTCTGTTTCACCTTATATGTTTCTTTTTTTAGTGTACCTGCAGAAATAGGGCATTATGCAAAGTTGATTTCGTTCTTTTTAATTTATAAGGCCAACGTAGAAACCGGATTTACCAAACCCACAGAACTCATCTTTAAAGATCTGAAGGATAATGAAGAAAAGTACAGGACGCTGACGGAAAATCTTCCTGAGCTGATCTTCCGCTTTGACCGGAGCTTCCGGTGTTTATATGCCAACTGCGCGCTGGAACAATTTCTTTCCCTGCAGCATGGAACTTATACTGGAAGGAAATTAAGCCATCTTGGATTTCCTGCTTCTTTTGAGCACCTGTTAATCAAAATGTTAATCGCGGTGAAACAAACAAAGATCACCCAGGAAGCTAATTTTGATCTGAATGAAGGAAATTATGCCAGATCTTTCTCTATCCAGGTAATTCCTGAATATGGCCTGGAAGATCATGAAGCGACTTATTTAGTCATTTGCTACGATATTACAGCTTTAAGGATTACGGAATTAAGGTTAATGGAGTTGAATAATACCAAGGATAAGTTCTTTTCAATTATCGCGCATGACCTGAGAAATCCATTCACTTCACTGATCTCTTTTAGTGAGCTGATTTATAAAAATGTGAATAGGCTGAGTCCTGAGAAAATTGAAAGTTTAGCTATGAGAATGAATGATTCCGCTAAACAAGCCTATGTTTTATTAGAAAATCTGCTGCATTGGTCAAAGATGCAGACCGGAGTGCTGAAACCTGATTTACAGGAATTGGACGTTGTTGAGTTGTTCAACGAAATTAAACATATTTCTTCTTCCATTGCTGTTGCGAAAGGAATAGAGATCAAAATTGAAGAATTACCTTCGGCCAGAATTGTTGCAGATAAACAAATGGTGAGTACAATATTGAGGAATATCATTGCTAATGCGATCAAGTTCAGTTATGCAGGTGGGAGTGTGGTGCTCAATGCTTATGACCGTCAGGATGAGATCCTGTTTTCAGTAACGGATTCTGGCGTCGGTATTGAAAAGAAACAGATGGAGTTGCTGTTCAAAGCCGACAGCAGTTTTTCTACACCTGGAACTCAAAATGAAACAGGAACAGGTTTGGGGCTAAGATTATGCAGGGAATTTGTAGAAATAAGCGGTGGAAGTATCTGGCTGGAAAGTGAGCTGGGGCTGGGGACGACTATCTATTTTACGATACCAACTCAGACGGTGCATTCTTCCAAAGATATTTCTGTTTAA
- a CDS encoding N-acetylmuramoyl-L-alanine amidase, with translation MPENIKNKTAFRTAFTVLFLLSSSYIYAQTPQQVQPVPQIQTAPAVQQVKPAPVLKPMIIVIDAGHGGKDGSTRGLFSKEKDVALDVAMLLGQTIEKEIENTKVIYTRTEDVFIPLYERIDIANKAHADLFISIHCNSMPGNMRGRTETTGVETFVSGSGRLGEQDVAVRENAVILLEKDYKENYDGYNPNDPESFIILSLMKNAYRRQSIKLATLIQQQYVKVGRVNRGVKEQSLAVLARAGMPAVLTEIGFISNPEEEEYINSLSGRQEIVQNIKNAIQEYTKQLIAN, from the coding sequence ATGCCTGAAAACATTAAAAACAAAACAGCCTTTAGAACTGCTTTTACTGTTCTTTTTCTGCTTAGTTCTTCTTATATATACGCACAAACGCCTCAGCAAGTACAACCAGTACCACAAATACAAACAGCGCCTGCGGTACAACAAGTCAAACCAGCTCCTGTTCTTAAGCCAATGATCATCGTTATTGATGCGGGTCACGGTGGAAAAGACGGATCAACAAGGGGTTTGTTTTCTAAAGAAAAAGACGTTGCTCTGGATGTTGCCATGCTGCTGGGACAAACAATCGAGAAAGAAATTGAGAACACCAAGGTAATATATACACGTACAGAGGATGTTTTTATCCCTTTATATGAACGGATCGACATCGCAAACAAAGCGCACGCCGACTTATTTATTTCTATTCACTGTAATTCAATGCCAGGAAACATGAGAGGCAGAACAGAAACTACAGGAGTGGAAACATTCGTTTCCGGTTCTGGCAGATTAGGCGAACAGGATGTAGCGGTCAGAGAGAATGCGGTAATCTTACTAGAGAAGGATTACAAGGAAAACTACGACGGATATAACCCAAATGATCCGGAAAGTTTTATCATCCTTTCGCTGATGAAAAATGCGTACCGCCGCCAGAGTATTAAACTGGCAACTTTAATTCAGCAGCAATATGTCAAAGTTGGCCGCGTTAACCGTGGGGTAAAAGAACAAAGTCTGGCTGTATTGGCAAGAGCAGGTATGCCTGCGGTATTAACCGAAATAGGATTTATCAGTAATCCTGAAGAAGAAGAATATATCAACTCTTTAAGTGGAAGACAAGAGATTGTTCAAAATATCAAAAATGCGATTCAGGAATATACAAAGCAACTGATCGCTAATTAA
- a CDS encoding ExbD/TolR family protein, whose translation MAELNNTSRNRKSIPKVDLTAMVDLAFLLITFFMLTTSLAKPVAMDIAKPDTSDPDATLDYAASRTMTILLGKDNKVAWYMGEAGKSRPNIEGFSHIRHSILNNKMNVALANANRPDKTLTVIIKPTAGATYKNFVDIMDELSVVKITNAPAIDDHHITDAEKTFMKLNNIL comes from the coding sequence ATGGCTGAATTAAACAATACCTCCCGTAACAGAAAAAGTATTCCTAAAGTTGATCTGACTGCAATGGTAGACCTGGCTTTTTTACTGATTACTTTTTTTATGCTGACTACTTCCCTTGCTAAGCCAGTGGCTATGGATATTGCTAAACCAGACACTAGTGATCCGGATGCGACCCTGGATTATGCAGCTTCAAGAACCATGACTATTTTACTGGGTAAAGATAATAAAGTGGCGTGGTATATGGGAGAAGCAGGAAAAAGCAGGCCAAATATTGAAGGGTTCAGTCATATCAGGCACTCCATTTTAAACAATAAAATGAATGTAGCTCTTGCGAATGCGAATCGTCCTGACAAGACACTTACTGTCATTATTAAGCCTACAGCAGGGGCTACCTATAAAAATTTTGTAGATATCATGGATGAGTTGTCTGTAGTAAAAATCACGAATGCTCCGGCAATTGATGATCATCATATTACTGATGCTGAAAAGACATTTATGAAACTCAATAATATTTTATAA
- a CDS encoding EamA family transporter translates to MTNKPASPLLVYLAFATVYIVWGSTYFFIQRALAGFPPFFLGTFRFVIAGTLLMTWCKFRGEKIFDWKNIKYAIVSGLLMLGVANGTVIWVEQFIPSGLVAIMVASAAIWFVILDKPKWKENLSSQSTIAGLIIGFIGVILLFSEQVIQAVNTTQSSNQIVGMCLLVLGPVAWAGGSLYSKYHSAPGSSVSVNTAWQMLAAGTAFIGGSALSSEYQHFHWGSVSLSAWLAIIYLIIFGSIAAFSAYVWLLTVRPATQVSTYAYVNPVVAILLSVCFTSETVSLIQILGLFVILGSVLLINLAKYRKDKNLTADLELTK, encoded by the coding sequence ATGACCAACAAACCCGCCTCTCCGCTCCTCGTCTATCTCGCATTTGCCACTGTATATATTGTATGGGGGTCTACCTATTTTTTCATTCAAAGAGCCCTTGCCGGCTTTCCGCCATTTTTTCTTGGCACTTTCCGTTTCGTCATTGCAGGCACCCTGCTTATGACCTGGTGTAAATTCAGAGGAGAAAAAATATTCGACTGGAAAAATATAAAATATGCAATAGTTAGCGGTCTGTTAATGCTTGGGGTTGCCAATGGTACAGTAATCTGGGTAGAACAATTTATTCCAAGTGGCCTGGTAGCCATTATGGTTGCATCCGCAGCCATCTGGTTTGTAATTCTGGACAAACCTAAATGGAAGGAAAACTTAAGTAGTCAATCGACAATAGCAGGATTGATTATAGGCTTTATTGGTGTAATCCTGTTATTTTCGGAACAAGTAATTCAGGCAGTAAATACAACTCAAAGCTCAAACCAGATAGTAGGAATGTGTTTGTTGGTTCTCGGCCCGGTTGCCTGGGCTGGAGGATCTTTATATTCTAAATACCATTCAGCACCCGGGAGTTCTGTATCTGTAAATACAGCCTGGCAAATGCTGGCTGCAGGTACTGCTTTTATAGGAGGTAGTGCACTGAGCTCTGAGTATCAGCATTTCCACTGGGGCAGTGTATCACTTAGTGCCTGGTTAGCTATTATTTACCTGATCATATTTGGTTCAATTGCTGCATTTAGTGCCTATGTATGGCTCTTAACAGTTCGTCCTGCAACCCAGGTAAGTACCTATGCTTATGTTAATCCCGTGGTAGCAATTCTATTAAGCGTATGTTTTACCAGTGAAACAGTCAGTCTGATTCAAATTCTCGGATTGTTTGTTATTCTTGGAAGTGTACTCTTGATTAATCTTGCCAAATACAGGAAAGATAAAAACTTAACTGCTGATTTAGAGTTAACCAAATAA
- a CDS encoding Lrp/AsnC family transcriptional regulator produces the protein MIVENNINLDHIDLAILRLMQDNSRISNVHLAKELDMAPSAVLERVKKLEQKQVIVQYTTRINPAAVGLKLLAFIFMKASHSLGCTTTAIELAKIEEVQEVHIIAGEDCYLVKVRTADSASLMELMRNSFSKITTIVSIRTTIVLETVKEQQQLVIPENKKVS, from the coding sequence ATGATAGTCGAAAACAACATTAATTTAGATCATATTGATCTTGCGATATTAAGATTAATGCAGGATAATTCAAGAATTTCCAATGTCCACCTGGCAAAAGAACTTGATATGGCACCATCTGCTGTTCTGGAGCGGGTAAAGAAACTGGAACAAAAGCAAGTAATTGTTCAATATACGACCAGGATTAATCCCGCAGCAGTAGGTCTGAAATTGCTGGCCTTCATCTTCATGAAAGCATCACACAGCCTGGGATGTACAACTACCGCAATTGAACTTGCTAAAATAGAAGAAGTTCAGGAGGTGCATATCATTGCAGGAGAGGATTGTTATTTAGTTAAAGTGAGAACGGCAGACTCTGCCTCTTTGATGGAGTTGATGCGAAATTCCTTTAGTAAGATCACAACGATCGTGTCTATCCGTACGACGATCGTTCTGGAAACTGTAAAAGAACAACAACAATTAGTCATTCCTGAAAACAAAAAAGTATCATGA
- a CDS encoding HAD family hydrolase: MNKEIAVIFDMDGVICHTNPYHSMAFREFFSVRNLYPTPEDFAAHMFGKSNRYILSHFLGRPVAEEELYEMENEKESLFRKIYAPHIEPIAGILEFITDLQHNGVKMGVATSAPCANLDLILSEVPIREKLGSILASEDVKKHKPDPEVYLASAHNLSVSPEQCLVFEDSYSGISAALNAGMRVVGVLTSHTAEELPKCNLYIDNYKELSFDKIKALFLNL, translated from the coding sequence ATGAATAAAGAAATTGCTGTCATCTTTGACATGGACGGAGTAATCTGTCATACCAATCCCTATCATTCCATGGCTTTCCGTGAATTTTTCTCCGTACGTAACCTTTACCCTACGCCAGAAGACTTTGCAGCACATATGTTTGGAAAAAGCAATCGCTATATCCTGTCCCATTTTTTAGGAAGACCTGTTGCAGAGGAAGAGTTATATGAAATGGAAAATGAAAAGGAAAGTCTTTTCCGGAAAATATATGCTCCGCATATCGAACCCATTGCTGGTATCCTTGAATTCATTACTGATTTACAGCATAACGGGGTTAAAATGGGGGTGGCTACATCTGCACCTTGCGCCAACCTGGATCTGATTTTAAGCGAGGTACCCATCCGTGAAAAATTAGGTTCTATCCTGGCGAGTGAAGATGTTAAAAAGCACAAACCAGATCCTGAAGTATACCTGGCCTCCGCTCATAATCTGAGTGTCTCTCCTGAACAATGTCTTGTTTTTGAAGATTCATACTCAGGCATTTCCGCTGCACTAAATGCAGGAATGCGGGTAGTGGGCGTATTAACTTCTCACACCGCAGAAGAACTGCCAAAGTGTAATTTATATATAGATAATTATAAAGAGTTGTCATTTGATAAAATTAAAGCGTTGTTTCTTAATTTATAA
- a CDS encoding TonB-dependent receptor, producing MIKTLQKIVFILFFLMITNQLFSQVLKGKVTDSAGLVIPGATLQVIGLKLGTSTDSNGKYAIKFPKAGTYKLRVSFTGYQNTEAAIQMDSSSKTTDFVLMDTKTLLQNVVVIGSRSAVPRTNIESVVPVDLITTKDVKTFAQVDLTQILNYVAPSFSSNRQTVADGTDHIDPASLRGLGPDQVLVLVNGKRRHTTALVNINGTFGRGSVGTDLNSIPVSAIERIEVLRDGAAAQYGSDAIAGVINIVLKKVTPYSFSTSFGQSDSKALGREFSDGRTFQADFSKGWAFNNDKGFINFAGQYIKREYTNRGGLDTRPLLYSAAPAKGALETEAAFEARYAILKAADDARAAANGLDRNNMRVGNSDSKNGGFFLNGQYNFTKSSNLYFAAGYTHKTGSAAGFFRLPTQTTQIDLTLFPNGFLPFIDTRINDLSFSIGSKGKIGTWDYDISNTSGENNIKFNINNTVNASLPPGTSPTSFYAGELLFRQNTSNLDLSKKHEFDGGFITSLNTAFGGEFRVDNYQIKPGEELSYSFGQPSAGIPGRLAGTSFTAAGSQVFPGFKPSNAVDKSRNNVSAYADFEAEFGPRVLLEAAGRYENYSDFGANFSYKFTGKVKLFGDISLRGAYATGFRAPSLHQRYFNNESTQFVAGNPTQVLTVNNDNPIVGQFGVGSLKPEISRSGSLGLAGKIAKTFTFTIDAYNIDIKDRIVFSSQYARERTSAGALIPTGVVNQILNTVDPNAQVNSVQFFTNAITTNTAGLDVVLTNKFYLGSKSNLLLSIAGNLNKTVVRSINGGDKIESNPTLKAKLFDRLERSRYESSVPKNKLNITANLTIDKLSFVARAVRFGEVTYLNAIDPNIPSNNLPVQLDQTFTPKWVSDFSVSYAANKVLTLTIGANNIFDVYPDKLYINPRNNANNLSGIPTENYTGNLDNTSNGRFLYPRAISQFGYSGRYVYAKIGCTF from the coding sequence ATGATTAAAACCTTACAAAAAATCGTTTTCATCCTCTTTTTTCTGATGATTACGAACCAACTATTCTCCCAGGTATTAAAGGGAAAAGTCACTGATTCTGCCGGACTCGTGATTCCGGGCGCAACACTACAGGTAATTGGCCTTAAATTGGGAACTTCTACAGATTCTAATGGAAAATATGCCATTAAGTTTCCAAAAGCTGGAACTTATAAACTCCGTGTTTCTTTTACAGGGTATCAGAACACAGAAGCAGCTATTCAAATGGATAGCAGTTCAAAAACTACAGATTTCGTTTTAATGGACACTAAAACATTATTGCAGAATGTAGTAGTTATCGGATCCAGGTCAGCGGTACCGAGAACAAACATTGAAAGTGTAGTTCCTGTAGATTTAATTACAACCAAAGACGTGAAAACATTTGCACAAGTAGACCTGACCCAGATATTAAACTATGTAGCTCCTTCATTTAGTTCCAACAGACAAACTGTTGCAGACGGAACTGACCATATTGACCCGGCATCACTCCGGGGATTGGGCCCTGACCAGGTATTAGTTTTAGTAAACGGTAAACGCAGGCACACTACCGCACTGGTGAATATCAATGGTACATTTGGCCGGGGTTCTGTCGGTACTGATTTAAACTCAATTCCTGTGTCGGCTATTGAACGGATTGAAGTTTTACGTGATGGTGCAGCAGCACAATATGGTTCGGATGCGATTGCAGGCGTAATCAACATTGTCTTGAAAAAGGTAACCCCTTATAGCTTTTCTACTTCATTCGGCCAGTCTGATTCTAAAGCTTTAGGACGCGAATTTAGTGATGGACGTACTTTTCAGGCCGATTTCAGCAAAGGATGGGCTTTCAATAATGACAAGGGCTTTATCAATTTTGCAGGTCAATATATCAAACGGGAATATACAAATCGTGGTGGTTTAGACACCCGCCCGCTCTTATATTCAGCAGCACCTGCAAAGGGCGCGCTGGAAACCGAGGCAGCATTTGAAGCCAGGTATGCAATTTTAAAAGCCGCGGATGATGCAAGAGCAGCCGCAAATGGGCTGGATAGAAATAATATGCGTGTAGGGAACTCTGATTCAAAAAACGGAGGTTTCTTTTTAAACGGGCAATACAATTTCACAAAAAGTTCCAATCTTTATTTTGCAGCCGGATATACGCATAAAACGGGTAGTGCTGCTGGATTTTTCCGTTTACCAACGCAAACTACACAGATTGACCTGACTTTGTTTCCTAATGGATTTCTTCCTTTTATAGACACAAGAATTAATGATCTTTCCTTCTCTATCGGTTCAAAAGGTAAAATAGGAACCTGGGATTATGATATTAGCAATACCAGCGGTGAGAACAATATTAAGTTCAACATCAACAATACAGTTAACGCTTCCCTCCCGCCTGGCACAAGCCCTACTTCATTTTATGCGGGTGAATTACTGTTCAGACAAAATACCAGCAACCTGGACCTGAGTAAAAAACATGAGTTTGATGGCGGATTTATCACCTCACTAAATACCGCTTTTGGGGGAGAATTCAGGGTTGATAATTATCAGATCAAACCAGGCGAGGAATTATCTTATTCTTTTGGCCAGCCATCGGCAGGTATCCCGGGAAGACTGGCAGGCACTTCGTTTACGGCAGCTGGTTCACAGGTATTTCCTGGATTCAAACCCAGTAATGCAGTTGACAAATCAAGAAATAACGTAAGTGCTTATGCAGATTTTGAAGCTGAGTTTGGCCCAAGAGTACTGCTGGAAGCTGCAGGACGTTATGAAAACTACAGCGATTTTGGTGCTAACTTCTCTTACAAATTCACCGGTAAAGTGAAATTATTTGGCGACATCTCTTTACGTGGTGCTTATGCAACTGGCTTTAGAGCCCCTTCTTTACATCAGCGCTATTTCAACAATGAAAGTACACAGTTTGTTGCGGGTAATCCAACACAGGTATTAACTGTTAATAACGATAATCCTATTGTTGGCCAGTTTGGTGTTGGCTCTTTAAAACCAGAAATCTCCAGATCAGGAAGTCTTGGTTTAGCAGGAAAGATAGCCAAAACGTTTACTTTCACTATTGATGCTTACAATATTGATATTAAAGACCGGATAGTTTTCTCTAGTCAATATGCACGCGAAAGAACAAGTGCAGGAGCATTAATTCCAACGGGTGTAGTCAATCAGATTTTAAACACAGTTGATCCGAATGCGCAGGTAAACAGTGTGCAATTTTTCACGAATGCCATTACAACCAATACTGCCGGTTTGGATGTCGTGCTGACCAATAAATTTTATTTAGGCAGTAAAAGCAATTTATTGTTAAGTATTGCTGGAAACTTAAATAAAACTGTAGTGAGAAGCATTAACGGAGGAGATAAAATAGAAAGCAATCCTACATTAAAAGCCAAATTATTTGACCGTTTAGAGCGTTCACGTTATGAAAGTTCAGTACCTAAAAACAAGTTAAATATTACTGCTAATCTGACTATTGACAAATTAAGTTTTGTGGCAAGAGCGGTTCGTTTTGGAGAAGTAACTTATCTGAATGCGATTGATCCAAACATTCCATCAAATAACTTACCAGTACAGCTGGATCAAACATTTACACCAAAGTGGGTAAGTGATTTTTCTGTTAGCTATGCAGCAAATAAGGTTTTAACATTAACCATTGGTGCAAATAACATTTTTGATGTATATCCTGATAAACTATATATCAATCCAAGAAACAATGCGAACAATTTAAGTGGTATTCCTACCGAAAATTATACAGGTAACCTGGATAATACTTCAAATGGAAGATTTTTATATCCAAGGGCAATCAGTCAGTTTGGTTACAGTGGTCGTTATGTATATGCAAAAATTGGCTGTACATTCTAA
- a CDS encoding alpha-amylase has protein sequence MNKKSAYLAGKTVLFMGFFLSFTACKKSVVTDPAPSNNFKQIQVDAAKGSGSDVMMQAFYWDVPQGGWWNTLNDKIPAWKAAGIGAIWLPPATKAQGGATSMGYDPYDYFDFGSYTQMGTKPTRFGDSTSLGKLITTAHNNSIKVYADIVLNHCSGGTLEANPYTNTSTYTKFTPLSGKFQRTYNDFHPNDIEAADEGAFAGFPDLCHKKANVSNWIYNASYSMSKFYKNNLHFDGFRFDYVKGYGAWVVKNFVNSVGGPAAVFAVGEEWDGNAANLQNWVDATEQTSSAFDFACFYAMHSAFDTNDLTHLNDDMLLKRNAARAVTFVSNHDTDITTNKYAAYAYIMTHEGYPCVFYKDYENLLDKNRMNNLIWIHKNLAGGTTTNLYSATDQYIDRRNGYGTLPGLIVYFNGSDNWQQQWVTSNWANKKIKEYTGASNWEPTVAADGRVLIQVPPHAYSIWSVTGL, from the coding sequence ATGAACAAAAAATCAGCTTACCTGGCAGGGAAGACTGTCCTGTTTATGGGCTTTTTTCTTTCTTTCACTGCATGCAAAAAGTCAGTAGTCACTGACCCTGCCCCATCAAACAATTTTAAACAGATTCAAGTTGACGCAGCCAAAGGCTCCGGAAGCGATGTAATGATGCAAGCATTTTACTGGGACGTTCCTCAGGGCGGCTGGTGGAATACCCTGAATGACAAAATACCGGCATGGAAAGCAGCAGGAATTGGCGCAATCTGGCTTCCGCCTGCTACTAAAGCACAAGGTGGTGCAACAAGTATGGGTTATGATCCTTATGATTATTTTGATTTCGGCAGTTACACTCAGATGGGTACAAAACCCACAAGATTTGGTGATTCTACCAGCCTTGGCAAATTGATAACTACTGCGCATAATAATAGTATAAAAGTATATGCAGATATTGTACTCAATCATTGTAGTGGAGGGACTTTAGAAGCGAACCCTTATACCAATACCAGTACTTATACGAAATTCACTCCTTTGTCCGGAAAATTTCAGCGGACTTATAATGATTTCCATCCAAATGACATTGAAGCTGCTGACGAGGGTGCTTTTGCCGGATTCCCCGATCTTTGCCATAAAAAAGCAAATGTTTCTAACTGGATCTATAATGCTTCCTACAGCATGTCTAAATTCTATAAAAACAATCTTCACTTTGATGGATTTCGTTTTGATTACGTGAAAGGCTACGGTGCCTGGGTAGTCAAAAACTTCGTAAACAGTGTAGGTGGCCCAGCTGCCGTTTTTGCTGTTGGTGAGGAATGGGATGGAAATGCTGCAAATTTACAGAACTGGGTAGATGCAACTGAACAAACTTCTTCAGCTTTTGATTTTGCTTGTTTTTATGCAATGCATAGTGCTTTTGATACGAATGATCTGACACATTTGAATGATGACATGTTATTAAAGAGAAATGCAGCCAGGGCAGTTACTTTTGTAAGTAACCATGATACTGATATTACGACGAATAAGTATGCTGCTTATGCTTATATCATGACGCACGAAGGGTATCCTTGTGTTTTCTATAAAGATTACGAGAATCTGCTGGACAAAAACAGGATGAACAACCTGATCTGGATCCACAAAAACCTGGCTGGAGGAACAACAACCAATTTATATTCAGCTACTGATCAGTACATTGACAGAAGAAATGGATACGGAACGCTTCCTGGTTTAATTGTTTACTTTAATGGTAGTGATAACTGGCAGCAACAGTGGGTAACTTCTAACTGGGCAAATAAAAAGATAAAAGAATATACAGGAGCATCGAACTGGGAGCCAACTGTAGCGGCTGACGGAAGGGTGCTGATCCAGGTTCCTCCACACGCTTATTCCATCTGGTCTGTTACTGGTTTGTAA
- a CDS encoding DUF421 domain-containing protein, producing the protein MDLMIRIFGEGKDLNALNMGCRALVMYIIMLLFIRISGSRTFGKKTTFDNIIVITIGALLSRVVVGASAFIPTVTAGFVLVMAHRVLAWASLHHKWIDRIIKGPERILYKQGIVEQQNLDKSLMSKGDLMESVRINGNLNNLEVIKEARLERSGEISIIKKE; encoded by the coding sequence ATGGACTTAATGATCAGGATATTTGGTGAGGGCAAGGATCTTAATGCATTAAATATGGGATGCCGGGCACTGGTGATGTATATCATCATGCTATTATTTATCCGGATTTCCGGTAGCAGGACATTCGGTAAAAAAACCACATTTGATAATATCATTGTGATCACAATTGGCGCATTACTTAGCAGAGTAGTAGTCGGTGCTTCTGCTTTTATCCCCACAGTCACCGCTGGTTTTGTACTTGTTATGGCACACCGTGTTTTAGCCTGGGCAAGTTTACATCACAAATGGATTGACCGTATCATTAAAGGACCAGAAAGAATATTATATAAACAAGGGATAGTAGAGCAGCAAAATCTGGATAAAAGCCTGATGTCCAAAGGTGATCTGATGGAAAGTGTCAGAATAAATGGGAATCTTAATAATCTTGAGGTTATAAAAGAAGCACGTCTGGAAAGAAGCGGGGAGATCAGTATCATCAAAAAAGAATAA